A single window of Vibrio gazogenes DNA harbors:
- the ppsR gene encoding pyruvate, water dikinase regulatory protein, with protein sequence MQIDSQSRDVFYVSDGTAITCETLGHAVLGQFPFAANEKTFPFVESDEKLTDVIKQIESSHQEHGVPPLVFFSIVVPEVRARLLQVSAHCYDVLESIVHRVQADTATEPQPKLQRSRSISRNTDTYFDRIAAIEYTLAHDDGMSLKDIEQADIVLLGVSRSGKTPTSLYMAMQFGLRVVNYPFIHDDMRALKLLPVFEIHRDKLFGLTINAERLTAIRQNRLAGSEYASVHQCEHELANVEALFRREAIPYINTSSLSVEEISARILEKAGLKRHLC encoded by the coding sequence ATGCAAATTGATAGTCAAAGTCGTGACGTATTCTACGTTTCTGATGGTACAGCGATTACATGTGAGACCTTGGGACATGCCGTGTTAGGTCAGTTTCCCTTCGCGGCCAATGAGAAAACGTTTCCATTTGTTGAGAGTGATGAAAAATTGACAGATGTGATCAAACAGATTGAATCTTCTCATCAAGAACATGGTGTCCCTCCCTTAGTTTTTTTCTCGATTGTTGTCCCGGAAGTTCGTGCCAGACTGCTGCAAGTGTCAGCTCATTGCTATGATGTGCTGGAAAGTATAGTTCATCGGGTGCAAGCAGATACAGCAACGGAACCTCAGCCTAAGTTACAGCGTTCACGGAGTATCAGCAGAAATACGGATACGTACTTTGATCGGATTGCCGCAATAGAATATACGCTGGCGCATGATGACGGGATGTCGCTGAAAGATATTGAACAGGCAGATATTGTGCTGCTCGGCGTTTCTCGGAGTGGTAAAACACCAACGAGCTTGTATATGGCGATGCAATTCGGACTTCGGGTGGTCAATTACCCGTTTATTCATGATGATATGCGCGCGCTCAAGTTACTTCCGGTGTTTGAAATTCATCGGGATAAATTGTTCGGCCTGACCATCAATGCAGAACGCTTGACGGCAATTCGTCAGAACCGTCTGGCAGGAAGCGAATATGCCAGCGTCCATCAGTGTGAGCATGAGCTGGCAAATGTGGAGGCTTTATTTCGCCGTGAAGCGATTCCTTATATCAATACCAGCTCATTGTCAGTCGAGGAGATTTCAGCCCGGATTCTCGAAAAAGCGGGCTTGAAACGGCACCTGTGTTAG
- a CDS encoding PLP-dependent aminotransferase family protein produces MSLYKTMASQFIREIEAGQLAEGSRLPSLRQLAKQQAVSMSTAVSCYQELESQGWIHARPQAGYYVSSQRNQHHTPAWAQFVSRVSQVRPRFTFPAKHNGPLGVSATFLDDIGQNALEQSFRRVNKRLLGKRLNQYPHPQGEPSLRYALSAHFAKLGFHINPDELVITSGCMPAIKMAVEACTQVGDAIAISSPCFSGILDLLGQMARQIVEIPSLDEGIDLDQLEQHLRQGSVKAGIFCTSHMNPQGITMSAQQKRRLAALANHYQVPIIEDDVYLELSYSEHTPLPAKSYDQDGYILWCGSISKSLSPSYRLGWCLPGRFTAAYVQQYTAAFFGVSLPIQLAVADFIESGHYAKQLKRRRNRLLNLKQAYFSFLSARLPDEVKISNPLGGMVLWLQVPYLNHTRFAALIEAYQIDIRLGELFSTLSLYHDCFRINIGFELTQDVEDELNRLIEAILQASDVSDSI; encoded by the coding sequence ATGAGTTTGTATAAGACGATGGCGAGTCAGTTTATACGCGAGATTGAAGCGGGACAGTTGGCTGAGGGAAGCCGCCTGCCTTCACTACGACAGCTCGCAAAACAACAAGCCGTCAGTATGTCTACAGCGGTTAGTTGTTATCAGGAACTGGAGTCCCAAGGCTGGATCCATGCGCGTCCTCAGGCAGGGTATTATGTGTCGTCCCAGCGTAATCAACATCACACACCGGCGTGGGCGCAGTTTGTGAGTCGGGTTTCTCAGGTCAGACCAAGGTTCACTTTTCCTGCCAAACATAACGGACCACTCGGGGTTTCAGCCACTTTTCTTGATGACATTGGGCAGAATGCGCTTGAGCAGAGTTTTCGTCGTGTCAACAAGCGACTTCTCGGGAAGCGACTCAATCAATATCCTCATCCGCAAGGCGAACCGTCACTCCGTTATGCGCTCAGTGCTCATTTTGCTAAGCTCGGGTTCCATATCAACCCGGATGAGCTGGTGATTACATCCGGATGTATGCCGGCAATCAAAATGGCCGTTGAAGCTTGTACGCAAGTTGGGGATGCGATTGCAATTAGTTCCCCCTGTTTTAGCGGTATTTTAGATTTACTCGGACAGATGGCGCGTCAGATTGTTGAAATCCCATCGCTGGACGAAGGGATCGATCTTGACCAACTGGAACAGCACTTACGGCAAGGTAGTGTGAAAGCCGGTATTTTCTGCACATCGCATATGAATCCGCAAGGGATCACGATGTCTGCTCAGCAAAAGCGGCGGTTGGCAGCGCTGGCAAATCATTACCAAGTACCAATCATCGAAGATGATGTTTACCTTGAGCTCTCTTATTCTGAACATACACCTTTGCCCGCCAAGTCTTATGATCAAGATGGTTACATCCTGTGGTGCGGGTCGATATCGAAAAGCTTATCGCCCAGCTATCGTTTGGGATGGTGCTTGCCCGGACGGTTTACCGCAGCCTATGTGCAGCAGTATACGGCTGCTTTCTTTGGTGTTTCTCTGCCAATTCAGCTTGCTGTAGCTGATTTTATTGAATCCGGTCACTATGCCAAACAACTGAAACGCCGGCGCAACCGGTTACTCAATCTAAAACAAGCGTATTTCAGTTTTTTATCGGCGCGCTTGCCTGACGAAGTGAAGATCAGCAACCCTCTAGGGGGAATGGTACTCTGGCTACAAGTACCTTATCTCAATCACACTCGGTTTGCTGCGCTTATTGAAGCCTATCAGATTGACATTCGGTTGGGGGAGCTCTTCAGTACGCTGTCGCTCTATCATGATTGTTTCCGGATTAATATCGGCTTTGAACTGACTCAGGATGTGGAGGATGAGTTAAATCGTTTGATCGAAGCGATCCTGCAAGCGAGTGATGTTAGCGACAGCATTTAA
- a CDS encoding methyl-accepting chemotaxis protein, which produces MNLFFMRTIRARYTFNFSLLSVVFLIVVVAAYQLVNYIQHSTGRYSQGANLIQNADRDLYQSRLALSTLIFSPDNHAQTNQSTLKEEVTSNAKQALERMQAFMQMTKDEPEIVQYLTPFQRYYQQWQTEHAAVLKAFENQQHDLAMELFLTRNADSFQELRNLYDGSEELITKYATQERQQINRHAEQFKLFVSILSVVVLFASLMLAWFAPKKISNAIKKVTSDIHQISQGDGDLTRRINSQKSDETGDLSRELDGFVDKLGDIIRQIRNGCSNIQDEMKKISHAAAESSSLSDKEDQSLDMVVTAIEEMSSATKEVAQNAAETATQVELLSRLVDEGEVSIVNSTERLHDLTQQIEHASMVIERLSHSSEKISSVLDVILNISEQTNLLALNAAIEAARAGEQGRGFAVVADEVRNLASKTQLSTEDIRHMINSLQNEVSEAVQSIKTSVDIANSTETMNAHTKELLDTVKSSSNQIQGLTLQTASATDEQSLVANEINTNLANLSEMSKQIRNMSNTVNQSVQDAVMDLDTLATQIQRFSV; this is translated from the coding sequence ATGAACCTATTTTTTATGAGAACAATCAGGGCCAGATATACATTTAATTTTTCATTACTCAGCGTTGTATTTCTCATCGTGGTTGTCGCTGCTTATCAATTAGTTAATTATATTCAGCACAGTACCGGACGCTATTCACAGGGTGCCAACTTAATTCAGAATGCAGACCGGGATCTCTATCAATCCCGGCTCGCACTCTCCACATTAATCTTTTCACCGGATAATCACGCACAGACAAATCAATCGACACTCAAAGAAGAAGTCACATCCAATGCAAAACAGGCGCTAGAACGTATGCAAGCGTTTATGCAGATGACCAAAGATGAGCCGGAGATTGTTCAGTACCTCACCCCTTTTCAACGTTATTACCAACAATGGCAAACTGAGCATGCCGCTGTATTAAAAGCATTTGAAAATCAACAGCATGATTTAGCGATGGAACTATTTTTGACTCGTAATGCTGATTCATTTCAGGAATTAAGAAACCTATATGACGGGTCGGAAGAATTGATCACCAAATATGCCACCCAAGAAAGACAACAAATCAACCGCCATGCCGAACAATTCAAATTATTTGTTTCGATTCTCTCGGTTGTTGTTTTATTTGCCAGTCTGATGCTCGCTTGGTTCGCCCCGAAAAAGATTTCCAATGCGATAAAAAAAGTCACATCGGATATTCATCAAATCAGTCAGGGTGATGGTGATTTGACGCGACGTATTAATAGCCAGAAATCAGATGAAACCGGTGATCTGAGTCGCGAACTTGACGGTTTTGTTGACAAACTCGGTGATATTATCCGCCAAATCAGAAATGGGTGTAGCAATATTCAGGACGAAATGAAAAAAATCAGTCACGCTGCTGCGGAATCATCATCTCTCAGTGACAAAGAAGATCAATCACTGGATATGGTCGTGACAGCAATCGAGGAAATGAGCTCAGCGACAAAAGAAGTTGCCCAAAATGCCGCAGAAACAGCCACTCAGGTTGAATTGCTTTCTCGACTGGTTGATGAAGGGGAAGTGTCCATTGTCAATTCAACCGAGCGTTTACATGATTTAACCCAACAAATTGAACATGCCTCAATGGTCATTGAACGCTTGTCCCACAGCTCCGAAAAAATTTCATCCGTTTTAGATGTGATTCTCAATATTTCCGAACAGACTAACCTATTGGCACTGAATGCTGCGATTGAAGCCGCCCGAGCCGGTGAGCAAGGACGGGGATTTGCAGTGGTCGCGGATGAAGTCAGAAATTTAGCGAGTAAGACCCAACTATCGACTGAAGATATTCGCCATATGATCAACAGCCTGCAAAACGAAGTATCAGAAGCCGTTCAATCGATCAAAACGAGTGTCGATATTGCAAACAGTACCGAAACCATGAATGCCCATACAAAAGAGTTACTCGATACAGTGAAGTCCTCTTCGAATCAGATTCAAGGGCTAACATTGCAAACAGCCAGTGCAACGGATGAGCAGAGTCTGGTTGCCAATGAAATTAATACCAACTTAGCGAACCTCTCAGAGATGTCGAAACAAATCAGAAATATGTCAAATACAGTAAATCAGTCGGTGCAAGATGCGGTGATGGATCTGGATACACTGGCAACACAAATTCAGCGTTTTTCGGTGTAA
- a CDS encoding GNAT family N-acetyltransferase translates to MTIHIRPATISDAATILDFINQLAIYEKEPNAVANTVEAIERKLFGDDVHAHAVICEADNQPVGFAVYFFNYSTWLGQYGLYLEDLYVSEAHRGLGAGKALMKYLAQLAVSKDCGRFEWTVLDWNQPSIDFYQSIGAEPQDEWIIYRMTGQALLDFAEQA, encoded by the coding sequence ATGACCATTCATATCAGACCTGCCACTATTTCAGATGCAGCAACCATTTTGGATTTTATCAATCAACTGGCGATTTACGAGAAAGAACCCAATGCGGTCGCCAATACGGTCGAAGCGATTGAACGCAAATTATTCGGGGATGACGTTCATGCTCATGCCGTGATTTGTGAAGCCGATAATCAGCCCGTTGGGTTTGCCGTTTACTTCTTCAATTATTCGACTTGGTTGGGCCAATATGGTCTGTATCTGGAGGACTTATATGTGAGTGAAGCCCACCGCGGCCTCGGGGCAGGCAAAGCGCTGATGAAATATCTTGCGCAATTAGCCGTCAGTAAAGATTGTGGCCGCTTTGAATGGACAGTGCTCGACTGGAATCAACCATCGATCGACTTTTATCAAAGTATCGGCGCCGAGCCTCAGGATGAATGGATTATCTATCGCATGACGGGGCAGGCTCTGCTCGATTTTGCCGAACAGGCATAA
- a CDS encoding LysR family transcriptional regulator, with the protein MRKFPNIDLNLLKLFASLYHTGSVTLSAEELNISQSACSHALQRLRERLGDDLFIRIENRMLPTAYSERLAEQVLPGLALLGQGLASSHPFTPEDAHVFRIAVTDYTSWCLREFITYLSESFPHIQIEFMQLAERLPESALKSAAIDLVCGFAHQQEESESLNRLVWLSDHYVSVRCQSHPVAEHLSLAQFLQYPHVLVTPWNEPRGIVDMTLSRQRKKRQIAIRTASVLAAPYFVQQTSYLLAAPSRYAHTIAESLSLRLSPIPLDVPDYQLTLYWHKTRHNDPKIAWFVRLFSDFHQCS; encoded by the coding sequence ATGCGTAAATTTCCTAATATCGATTTGAACTTACTCAAGTTGTTTGCCAGTTTATATCATACGGGATCGGTGACACTGAGTGCCGAAGAACTGAATATCAGTCAGTCGGCGTGTAGTCATGCGTTGCAGCGTCTGCGAGAGCGGCTTGGCGATGACCTTTTCATTCGGATTGAAAATCGCATGTTGCCGACCGCTTATTCCGAGCGGCTGGCTGAACAGGTTTTGCCAGGATTGGCATTACTCGGGCAAGGGCTGGCCTCATCTCATCCTTTCACACCGGAGGATGCGCATGTATTCCGGATCGCTGTGACGGATTATACATCATGGTGTCTGCGAGAATTCATCACCTACCTGAGCGAGTCGTTTCCTCACATCCAGATTGAATTTATGCAGTTGGCCGAACGATTACCGGAGTCGGCACTGAAATCCGCAGCCATCGATTTGGTGTGCGGGTTTGCACATCAGCAGGAAGAATCAGAAAGTCTGAATCGTCTGGTCTGGTTGAGCGATCACTATGTCAGTGTGCGGTGTCAGAGTCATCCGGTGGCTGAGCATCTTTCACTGGCTCAGTTTCTTCAGTATCCACATGTTTTGGTAACGCCGTGGAACGAACCCAGAGGCATTGTGGATATGACATTGTCACGGCAAAGAAAAAAGCGTCAGATTGCGATTCGGACTGCCAGTGTTCTGGCTGCGCCTTATTTTGTGCAGCAGACATCCTATTTGCTGGCAGCACCGTCCCGGTATGCTCACACCATTGCTGAAAGTTTGTCGCTGCGTTTATCACCAATACCGCTAGATGTACCGGATTATCAACTGACGCTTTACTGGCATAAAACGCGCCATAATGACCCGAAAATCGCATGGTTTGTGCGGTTGTTCAGCGATTTTCATCAGTGCTCATGA
- the ppsA gene encoding phosphoenolpyruvate synthase, whose amino-acid sequence MPNNTLWFNSLSMNDVDKVGGKNASLGEMVSNLANAGVSVPNGFATTSYAFNQFLDYEGLDHRIHQLLDALNVDDVDALRQTGATIRQWILQAPFPADLEQEIRDNYAELTGNNAEISVAVRSSATAEDLPDASFAGQQETFLNVKGIDAVLEATKHVYASLFNDRAISYRVHQGFDHRGIALSAGIQRMVRSDKAASGVMFTLDTESGFDQVVFITSAWGLGEMVVQGAVNPDEFYVHKPLLEAGQSAIVKKTFGSKMVKMIYSERQEIGKQVEIIDTNEQERQQFSLNDDEIRALAQQAMIIEQHYQRPMDIEWAKDGIDGKLYIVQARPETVCSQSETSVIERFQLNAKADVLLEGRAIGQRIGSGTVRLVDSLDQMSLVQQGDILVTDMTDPDWEPVMKKAAAIVTNRGGRTCHAAIIARELGIPAIVGCGTATSDLQNGAQVTVSCAEGETGYVYRGQLDFEVRRSSVNELPNLPTKVMMNVGNPDRAFDFAQIPNEGVGLARLEFIINKMIGIHPKALLAFDAQDDALQADIRQRIKGYQDPIDFYVSKLTEGIATIAAAFWPKRVIVRMSDFKSNEYSNLVGGHNYEPHEENPMLGFRGASRYISSAFEDCFELETRAIKRVRQEMGLKNVEIMIPFVRTPDEASSVIDLLAKFGLKRGEQGLKVIMMCELPSNAVLADEFLKYFDGFSIGSNDMTQLTLGLDRDSGDVAHLFDERNPAVKAMLKMAIEAATKAGKYVGICGQGPSDHDDLAAWLMEQGISSVSLNPDTVIDTWLKLGQVAQSN is encoded by the coding sequence ATGCCTAACAATACCCTCTGGTTCAACAGTTTATCGATGAATGATGTCGATAAAGTTGGTGGTAAAAATGCTTCACTCGGTGAAATGGTTTCGAATCTGGCCAACGCTGGGGTCTCAGTGCCGAACGGCTTTGCGACCACCTCATACGCATTTAATCAATTTCTAGATTATGAGGGATTAGATCATCGCATTCATCAATTGCTTGATGCGCTCAACGTTGACGATGTCGATGCATTACGTCAGACCGGTGCCACCATTCGTCAATGGATTTTACAGGCGCCCTTTCCTGCCGATTTAGAACAGGAAATTCGGGATAACTATGCTGAACTGACCGGAAACAACGCTGAAATTTCCGTGGCCGTCCGTTCATCAGCCACCGCGGAAGATTTACCGGATGCCTCTTTTGCCGGGCAACAGGAAACCTTCCTCAATGTCAAAGGCATCGATGCGGTCCTTGAAGCGACCAAGCATGTCTACGCATCTTTATTTAATGATCGTGCTATCTCATACCGAGTCCATCAGGGCTTTGACCATCGCGGTATTGCGTTATCAGCCGGGATTCAGCGCATGGTACGCTCAGATAAAGCCGCTTCCGGTGTCATGTTCACATTGGATACCGAATCAGGCTTTGACCAAGTGGTATTTATTACGTCCGCTTGGGGGCTGGGTGAAATGGTTGTTCAGGGGGCGGTCAATCCTGATGAATTCTATGTGCATAAACCGTTGCTGGAAGCCGGTCAAAGCGCGATTGTGAAGAAAACCTTCGGCTCTAAAATGGTCAAGATGATCTATTCTGAGCGACAAGAAATCGGCAAGCAGGTTGAGATTATTGACACCAACGAGCAAGAGCGTCAGCAGTTCTCTTTAAATGATGACGAAATCAGAGCACTGGCCCAACAGGCGATGATTATCGAACAACATTATCAGCGTCCGATGGACATCGAATGGGCCAAAGATGGCATTGACGGCAAGCTTTATATTGTTCAGGCCCGTCCAGAAACGGTTTGCTCTCAGAGTGAAACCAGTGTGATTGAGCGTTTCCAACTCAATGCCAAGGCAGATGTTCTGCTTGAAGGCCGGGCTATCGGTCAGCGTATCGGGTCAGGCACGGTACGCTTGGTTGATTCTCTCGATCAAATGTCGCTGGTACAGCAAGGCGATATTCTGGTTACGGATATGACCGATCCCGATTGGGAACCCGTGATGAAAAAAGCGGCTGCGATTGTCACCAACCGTGGCGGTCGAACCTGCCATGCTGCAATTATCGCCCGTGAACTGGGTATTCCGGCGATTGTCGGCTGTGGCACTGCCACCAGCGATTTACAAAACGGAGCACAGGTTACCGTGTCGTGTGCTGAAGGCGAAACGGGGTATGTTTACCGGGGTCAGCTCGATTTTGAAGTGCGTCGTTCTTCGGTCAATGAGCTACCCAACTTACCGACCAAGGTGATGATGAATGTCGGTAACCCTGACCGTGCTTTCGATTTTGCTCAGATTCCCAATGAAGGGGTTGGCTTGGCACGCCTTGAATTTATCATCAATAAGATGATCGGGATTCACCCGAAAGCGCTGTTGGCGTTTGATGCGCAAGATGATGCCCTCCAAGCCGACATTCGTCAGCGAATCAAAGGCTATCAGGATCCGATCGATTTCTACGTCAGTAAACTGACAGAAGGCATTGCCACGATTGCTGCGGCTTTCTGGCCAAAACGTGTGATTGTCCGGATGTCCGACTTTAAATCAAACGAGTACAGCAATTTAGTCGGTGGTCACAATTATGAACCACATGAAGAGAATCCGATGCTTGGTTTCCGCGGCGCCTCTCGCTACATTTCATCGGCCTTTGAAGACTGTTTTGAACTCGAAACCCGAGCGATTAAACGCGTCCGTCAGGAGATGGGGCTGAAAAACGTCGAGATTATGATCCCATTTGTTCGCACGCCGGATGAGGCATCATCGGTCATTGACTTACTGGCTAAATTTGGGCTGAAACGTGGTGAACAAGGGCTCAAAGTTATCATGATGTGTGAGTTACCCTCCAATGCGGTACTGGCAGATGAGTTCTTGAAGTACTTTGACGGCTTCTCAATTGGCTCAAATGATATGACTCAGCTAACTCTGGGGCTGGATCGAGATTCCGGTGATGTGGCTCACTTGTTTGACGAACGTAACCCTGCCGTGAAAGCGATGCTGAAAATGGCCATTGAAGCGGCAACCAAGGCCGGCAAATATGTCGGCATCTGTGGTCAAGGTCCGTCTGATCATGACGATCTGGCGGCATGGCTCATGGAACAAGGAATCAGTTCTGTTTCACTCAACCCGGATACGGTGATTGATACTTGGCTGAAATTAGGTCAAGTCGCTCAATCCAACTAA
- a CDS encoding EamA family transporter: protein MVRNDLLLAIVVMAIWGFNFSMIKLGITDVHPLLATAARFTLAVIPAIFFIRRPNVAWRYLCAYGVVFGVGIWGMASWSITAGLSSGMSSVLLSSNALISMAAGVWIQKERISKRKIIGAVTALVALLVLVAATNGNITPQGLMLIMIAATCWTVMGMIVKASKTTQAFAFNVWGMLFAPLPLVLFAMGIYGSDIIFHAIATWDMKTTIAVGFQAYPTTLFGYWVWNRLLIRYPLSTTAPLTLFVPIFALISGYLMFGEVLSLAQAVACILFLVGIGLIVKPAPHKDHNQYSYLSTNA, encoded by the coding sequence ATGGTAAGAAACGATTTATTGTTGGCGATTGTTGTCATGGCAATTTGGGGATTCAACTTTTCAATGATTAAGTTGGGCATTACGGATGTGCATCCATTATTGGCGACAGCCGCCCGGTTTACTTTAGCGGTGATCCCCGCCATATTCTTTATCCGCAGGCCGAATGTTGCCTGGCGTTATTTATGTGCTTACGGTGTCGTGTTTGGGGTCGGTATCTGGGGAATGGCGTCTTGGTCAATCACCGCCGGACTTTCTTCAGGAATGTCTTCTGTACTGCTTTCATCGAACGCGTTAATCAGTATGGCGGCCGGTGTATGGATCCAAAAAGAACGGATTTCAAAGCGCAAAATCATTGGCGCGGTGACTGCACTCGTTGCACTTTTAGTCTTGGTTGCTGCGACGAACGGTAACATCACACCACAAGGGTTGATGTTGATTATGATTGCTGCGACTTGCTGGACCGTTATGGGTATGATTGTCAAAGCATCGAAAACGACCCAAGCCTTTGCATTTAACGTTTGGGGCATGCTCTTTGCACCGCTTCCGTTAGTGCTGTTTGCGATGGGTATTTACGGCTCGGATATCATTTTCCATGCAATTGCGACTTGGGATATGAAAACAACCATCGCAGTGGGCTTTCAGGCCTATCCGACCACATTATTTGGTTATTGGGTCTGGAACCGGCTACTGATCCGTTATCCACTCAGTACGACCGCTCCGCTGACTTTATTCGTCCCGATCTTTGCCTTAATTTCCGGCTATCTTATGTTTGGTGAGGTATTAAGTCTTGCGCAGGCTGTCGCGTGTATTCTGTTTTTAGTCGGCATTGGGTTAATCGTAAAACCGGCGCCCCACAAAGATCACAACCAATACAGCTATCTCTCAACTAACGCTTGA
- a CDS encoding 2-hydroxycarboxylate transporter family protein — translation MLTNNSINPTDKRTIHIIFALSAAVILLATIQNKMPTGIIGAIGVMAVVGYILNVIGDKTPILNQFFGGGAIAIIFGSSYLFHSDFMPQQIAGSITTFMKSGGFLSFFIASLVTGSILGMEREILKKAALKYIPVIFGGVIFAFLFAGLVGFMVGDGFFDSIMLIALPIMGGGMGAGAVPLVEIMSGNTSMTAAELMSKMVPALAIGNAMAIVIAGLLNKLGTIYPSLTGNGQLIRGSHQPSVEETNEKPSVDTLGIGALLAITMFFVGTMLTEVISMHTYALMILFVAFVKFTGVIPRELEKSAHAWYKFVVDNLTPALLVGIGVAYTDLNQIVASLSVEYFLMVFATVAGAVVGAALVGRLMGFYAIEAALTAGLCMANMGGTGDVAVLAASRRMELMPFAQISSRIGGAFMLILATVILELLK, via the coding sequence ATGTTAACCAATAACTCTATCAACCCTACAGATAAGCGCACGATTCACATTATCTTTGCGCTTTCTGCGGCAGTCATTTTACTCGCCACGATCCAGAATAAAATGCCAACGGGAATCATTGGCGCAATCGGTGTCATGGCGGTCGTCGGATATATTTTGAATGTCATCGGCGACAAAACCCCCATTTTGAACCAATTCTTCGGTGGCGGTGCCATTGCCATTATCTTTGGCTCTTCTTATCTGTTCCACAGTGATTTTATGCCGCAACAAATTGCCGGCTCAATTACCACATTTATGAAAAGCGGTGGCTTCCTCTCTTTCTTTATTGCCAGTCTGGTCACCGGTTCAATCTTAGGTATGGAGAGAGAAATCCTCAAAAAAGCCGCGCTCAAATATATCCCGGTAATTTTCGGAGGCGTTATTTTTGCGTTTCTGTTTGCCGGACTCGTCGGTTTCATGGTCGGAGATGGCTTCTTCGATTCAATCATGTTGATTGCACTGCCAATTATGGGTGGTGGTATGGGTGCCGGAGCAGTTCCTCTGGTTGAAATCATGTCCGGTAACACCTCGATGACAGCCGCCGAGCTGATGTCAAAAATGGTTCCGGCACTGGCTATCGGTAATGCGATGGCGATTGTGATTGCAGGCTTACTTAACAAACTCGGAACCATCTATCCGTCTTTAACGGGTAACGGTCAACTGATCCGTGGCTCACACCAGCCATCGGTAGAAGAAACAAACGAGAAACCATCAGTAGATACATTAGGTATTGGTGCATTACTGGCAATCACGATGTTCTTTGTCGGTACGATGCTCACCGAAGTGATTAGTATGCATACATATGCATTGATGATTTTGTTCGTTGCATTTGTCAAATTCACAGGAGTGATTCCTCGTGAACTCGAAAAATCAGCTCACGCTTGGTACAAGTTTGTGGTCGATAATCTCACACCGGCATTGTTAGTCGGGATTGGTGTCGCCTATACCGACCTCAATCAGATTGTTGCCTCATTGAGTGTTGAATACTTCCTGATGGTGTTTGCAACCGTTGCGGGTGCGGTAGTCGGTGCTGCATTGGTTGGTCGACTGATGGGATTCTATGCCATTGAAGCCGCGCTGACTGCCGGTCTGTGTATGGCCAATATGGGCGGAACCGGAGATGTTGCCGTTCTGGCTGCGTCGCGTCGTATGGAACTGATGCCGTTTGCACAGATTTCATCCCGAATCGGTGGGGCCTTTATGCTGATTTTAGCCACCGTGATCCTTGAACTATTGAAATAA